The Pseudonocardia broussonetiae DNA segment CGCTGACCAGGAACACGACCAGCGGCGCCACCTCGTCGACGGTGCCGGTGCGCCCCAGCGGCGTCTCGCGGACGTTGGCGTCGCGGAACGCGGGGGCCGCCGAGGCGGTCATCGGGGTCTCGATGAAGCCCGGGTGCACGGCGTTGACGCGGATGCCGCGCGGGCCCAGCTCCAGGCAGGCGGCCTTGGTCAGCCCGCGCAGCGCCCACTTGCTGGCGGTGTAGGCGAGCGGGTAGTGGCCGGTCAGGGCGGCGGCGGAGCCCACCGTCACGATCGACGACCCGGGCCCCATCAGCGGCAGGAGCGCCTGCACGCCCAGCAGCACGCCGCCGACGTTGACCTCGTGCACGCGCGCGAGGTCGGCGGCGTCGAGGTCGGCCAGCCGGGCCCGCCAGGTGATCCCGGCGTTGGCGACGAGCCCGTCGACGCGGCCGTGGTCGCGGCGCAGCTCCTCGGCCAGCACGGCCCAGCCGGTCGCGTCGGTGACGTCCAGGCGCCGGTAGGCGACGCCGGGCAGGTCCTCCGCGGGCGCCGGCGTGACGTCGAGGGCCACGACCGAGGCGCCCTCCGCGGCGAGCAGCCGGGCCTCGGCCGCGCCCTGGCCCCCGCCCGCCCCGGTGACGACGACGACCTTCCCGGCGACGCGGCCCGTCACCGGACGCGCCGGCGCGGGCGCGGGCGGGCCGGGGCCACGGGCGGCAGGTCGACGCCCGCGACGACGGTGTTGCGGATCGTCCCGATCCCCTCGACCGTCATCTCCACGACGTCCCCGGGGCGCAGCGGCGGCGGGTTCTGCTCCCCGCGGCGGCCCCACAGCTCGGCCAGGCAGCCGCCGTTGCCGCAGGTGCCCGAGCCCAGGACGTCCCCGGCGCGCACGCGGGTGCCGCGCCCGGCGTAGGCGACGAGCTCCTCGAACGGCCACCCCATGTTCGACAGCAGGTCCTGCCCGACCTGCTCGCCGTTGACCGACACGCGCATGTCCAGCGCGAGGAAGCCGTCGGCGTCGCGGAAGGGCTCCAGCTCGTCGGCGGTGACCAGCCACGGGCCGAGCGTCGTCGCCGAGTCCTTGCCCTTCGCCGGCCCGAGGTTGACCTTCATCTCGCGGCGCTGCAGGTCGCGCGCCGACCAGTCGTTGAGGACCGTGTAGCCGAACACCTGCACCTCGGCGGGCGTCGGCGAGGCGGCGTCGCGGCCGACGACGGCGGCCACCTCGAGCTCGAAGTCGAACAGCTCCGACCCCGGCGGCACGGCGACGTCGTCGTGCGCGCCGACCAGCGCGCAGGGGTTGGTGAAGTAGAACGTCGGCGCCTCGTACCACTGCGGCACGACACCGCCGCCGTCCCCGACCGACGCGACGACGCCCTCCACGTGCTCCTCGAAGGCCACGAAGTCGCGCACGGTCGGCGGGTCGAGCGGGGGCAGCAGGCGGACGGTGTCGAGCGGCACCGGGGGCGTCTGCCGCGCGCGCTCGCCGACCTCCAGCGCCGCGGCGAGCCCGGAGCGGACGAGGTCGAGCACCGTCGTCCCGTCCGGGAACGGGTGGATCCCGTCGCCTTGGACGACGCCGCAGCCGACGGAGCCGGCGTGCTCGTAGGTCGCGAGCCGCATCAGAC contains these protein-coding regions:
- a CDS encoding SDR family NAD(P)-dependent oxidoreductase, which gives rise to MTGRVAGKVVVVTGAGGGQGAAEARLLAAEGASVVALDVTPAPAEDLPGVAYRRLDVTDATGWAVLAEELRRDHGRVDGLVANAGITWRARLADLDAADLARVHEVNVGGVLLGVQALLPLMGPGSSIVTVGSAAALTGHYPLAYTASKWALRGLTKAACLELGPRGIRVNAVHPGFIETPMTASAAPAFRDANVRETPLGRTGTVDEVAPLVVFLVSDDAAFVSGAEIPVDGGLTAHGGVKSISDALRPSEPSPV
- a CDS encoding fumarylacetoacetate hydrolase family protein, which translates into the protein MRLATYEHAGSVGCGVVQGDGIHPFPDGTTVLDLVRSGLAAALEVGERARQTPPVPLDTVRLLPPLDPPTVRDFVAFEEHVEGVVASVGDGGGVVPQWYEAPTFYFTNPCALVGAHDDVAVPPGSELFDFELEVAAVVGRDAASPTPAEVQVFGYTVLNDWSARDLQRREMKVNLGPAKGKDSATTLGPWLVTADELEPFRDADGFLALDMRVSVNGEQVGQDLLSNMGWPFEELVAYAGRGTRVRAGDVLGSGTCGNGGCLAELWGRRGEQNPPPLRPGDVVEMTVEGIGTIRNTVVAGVDLPPVAPARPRPRRRVR